In one window of Miscanthus floridulus cultivar M001 chromosome 12, ASM1932011v1, whole genome shotgun sequence DNA:
- the LOC136497899 gene encoding 2-oxoglutarate-dependent dioxygenase 21, chloroplastic-like: protein MASQLQPQRGSPPVINFGRLGKDPATRVLAVQDIARACRDQGCFQVVNHGISMSVMKDALEVALEFFALSKEHKEKFASLDIQQPIRYDTSSRDGISVARSFLKHYANPLEDWVQFWPVDPPEYRKKMGVYAVEIQRVSMQIMEAILQGLGLGPSYMQEKLENGVQFLALNKYPQFAHRGDDVGLGSHSDYGFITILLQSSTGLEVMHHDDVTWTAIPAISGALHVHVGDNLEVLSNGQLKSLVHRAILNPDEPRISIASIHGLSMHEKVRCAEELISEQHPEMYRGSSFQDFLDFLLSNTNNYKRFVESLKIGRDE from the exons ATGGCGAGCCAGCTGCAGCCACAACGAGGGTCGCCGCCGGTGATCAACTTTGGCCGGCTCGGCAAGGACCCGGCCACGAGGGTGCTAGCCGTCCAGGACATTGCGCGGGCGTGCCGCGACCAGGGATGCTTTCAG GTCGTAAACCACGGCATCAGCATGTCTGTCATGAAGGATGCCCTCGAAGTTGCCTTAGAATTCTTTGCACTTTCCAAAGAacacaaggagaagtttgcttcACTCGACATCCAACAGCCTATCAGGTACGACACGAGCTCAAGGGATGGGATCAGCGTGGCCAGGTCATTCCTGAAACACTATGCTAATCCCCTGGAAGACTGGGTTCAGTTCTGGCCAGTGGACCCACCAGAATACAG GAAGAAGATGGGGGTGTATGCCGTTGAAATACAAAGAGTGTCCATGCAAATCATGGAAGCTATTCTGCAAGGCCTTGGGTTAGGACCATCATACATGCAAGAGAAACTGGAGAACGGAGTGCAGTTCCTAGCCCTGAACAAGTATCCACAATTCGCACACCGAGGTGACGACGTCGGACTGGGTTCCCATTCCGACTATGGCTTCATCACCATCCTTCTGCAGAGCTCCACGGGGCTTGAAGTGATGCACCATGACGACGTCACGTGGACGGCTATCCCCGCTATCTCTGGGGCCCTCCATGTCCACGTCGGAGACAACCTGGAAGTTCTGAGCAATGGTCAGCTCAAGTCCCTCGTCCATCGGGCCATCCTCAATCCTGACGAGCCGAGGATTTCTATCGCCAGCATCCATGGCCTCTCCATGCATGAGAAGGTGCGCTGCGCCGAGGAGCTGATCAGTGAGCAGCACCCGGAAATGTATAGGGGAAGCAGCTTCCAGGACTTCCTTGACTTCCTGCTGTCCAACACCAACAATTACAAGAGGTTTGTTGAGAGCCTCAAGATCGGCAGAGATGAATAA